From Carya illinoinensis cultivar Pawnee chromosome 5, C.illinoinensisPawnee_v1, whole genome shotgun sequence, one genomic window encodes:
- the LOC122310133 gene encoding secreted RxLR effector protein 161-like, producing the protein MTKIPYASVVGSLIYPQIYTRLNISFAVGMLGRYQSNPWMSHWKAAKRVLRYLQGTKDYQLTFRRTDNLEVTGYSNSDFAGCSDSRKFTSGYVFLLVGGAISWKIMKQTITPSSTMEAEFVACFEATVHGLWLRNFILGLRVVDFIERPLKIYYDNSSAVFFSKNDRYSKGAKHMELKYLSVKEEVQKQTVSIEHISTTLRIANPLTKGLVAKQFKEHVWRNDEKIMSATDMN; encoded by the exons ATGACAAAAATCCCATATGCTTCAGTTGTGGGGAGTTTGATATATCCACAGATTTACACAAGACTAAACATTAGTTTTGCAGTTGGCATGCTTGGGCGTTACCAGAGTAACCCATGGATGTCTCATTGGAAAGCAGCAAAGAGGGTATTGCGATATCTGCAAGGAACTAAGGACTACCAGCTTACCTTTAGGAGAACTGATAACTTAGAGGTAACTGGATACTCAAACTCTGATTTTGCCGGTTGTTCTGATAGTAGGAAATTTACTTCAGGATATGTTTTCCTACTAGTCGGTGGAGcaatctcatggaaaattatgaAGCAAACTATCACTCCTTCATCAACAATGGAGGCTGAGTTTGTGGCATGCTTTGAGGCCACAGTGCATGGTTTATGGCTGAGGAACTTTATCTTAGGGCTTAGAGTTGTCGACTTTATAGAAAGGCCGCTGAAAATTTATTATGATAATTCCTCTGCAgtatttttctccaaaaatgatAGGTATTCTAAAGGTGCTAAACACATGGAGCTCAAATACCTAAGTGTCAAGGAGGAAGTACAGAAACAAACAGTGTCCATAGAACATATTAGTACCACGCTTAGGATAGCAAATCCATTAACGAAGGGTTTAGTAGCGaagcagtttaaagagcat GTTTGGAGGAATGATGAAAAGATAATGTCTGCAACAGACATGAATTAG